The following DNA comes from Mycolicibacterium aromaticivorans JS19b1 = JCM 16368.
CCCCGGTATTGCGCAGCAGCTGGGCCAGGTGCATCAGATTCCAGGTCATGAAGGTGGTGTTGCGGTTGGTGAAGTCGTTCTGGGGGCCGCCCGAACCGGGATCGAGGTAGGACGGTCCGGGACCTGCTTCCCCGATCCATCCTGCGTCGGCCTGCGGCGCAATGGTGTATCCGATGTGCTGCAGGGTGTAGAGCACGTTCTGCGCACAGTGCTTCACCCCGTCCTCGTTGCCGGTGATCAGGCAGCCGCCGACGCGGCCGTAGTACAAGTACTGGCCGGCGTCGTTCAGCAGGTGTGACCCACCGTAGAGCCGCTCGTGCACCCGTTTCATCACAGAGCTGTTGTCGCCGAGCCAGATCGGTCCGGCCAGCACCAAAATGTCTGCGGCAAGGACCTTTTCAAACAGCTCCGGCCAGTCGTCAGTGGCCCACCCGTGTTCACGCATATCGGGCCAGACACCGGTGGCGATGTCATAGTCGACCGCACGCACCACGTCGACCGCCACCCCGTGTCGAGTCATGATCGAGGTGCTGATGTCGACCAAACCCGCAGTGTTGCTCGGCTCGGGTGAACGTTTCAGGGTGCAGTTGATGAACAACGCGCGCAGACCCGTGAAGTCGTAGCTCGGAGCATTCATATAGTCGTAGCTCGGAGCATTCATATAGATGTTCTCCCTTGGTCACTGCTGCCACCGCAGTGCTCTGGGCCGTCGACACCGTTACACGGCTCTCTCGAGCGGTTCCCGGACACATCGTGGCGGAGATGTATGGCCATGATGATCGTCAGCGCAGACAGGTCGACGACGCGACCGCTGACTTGAGCCGGGATACCTCGGTGATCGCGCCAACGGCTACGCGACGATGACGGTGCCGAGTGCCGACGGTGTTCAGATCGCCGTCCGGCTGAGGAGAGATGTGTCCGAGGGGGGACTTGAACCCCCACGCCCGTTAATAGGGCACTAGCACCTCAAGCTAGCGCGTCTGCCATTCCGCCACTCGGACCTACCCCTGAAGACCAGCCCAGGGGCGCTTAAGGCTAACGGATCAGACACCCCAGCCCCAAATGAGGGCCCCGCGGCCCCGCACCCTCGCCGAGGGTAACGCCACGGTGACGTTCGCCGCCGAATCGCGCCCCGGCGTCACTGTCGGGGCGTCAGCGGCTCACGCACTCGGCAGACGCCCGGCGATCTGGCCTGCGATCGCGCTGGCCGCCGCCGTCGGCCCGTCCAGGCTGCATGCCTCAACATCGACCGCAACATTGCTGTGCACCGTCAACGCTCGCTGGCAGGCCCACCGCTGGGGGCTCTCCTGTACCCGCGACACCGCGAGCACGTCGCGATCGGTGCTGGGCTGTCCCACCGACCACACCTGCGGAGGTCCGATGGGCTGGGCATAGTTCAGCTCCCGGTTCGAGCACTCCGCCCAGCCGCGCTGCGACGCGGCGAAGAAGTCCGACGCCGCCTGCGCACTGGGGAACGACACCACCGCCTGCACGGCGTAGTGCTCCCACGCAGGCGCCGTCGGCGCCTCGCGCAGCACCTGACCGTGCACGGCCGTCGAGCCGCTGCCCGAGTACACCCCCTGTTGGGCGGCACCGGCGATGGCCAGGCAGTTCACGTCGGCGAAGTGGGCGCTGTCGTTCCACGCTTTGCTCACGTCGGTGGTGACGACGACGTCGTCGCTGGCCAGTGCCGCGCCCACATCGGGTGCCGACAGCAGGAGCGCGGGCAGGGCGTCCGGGCTGGTCAGCTGCGCACGTTCGGCCGGCTGCGCGCTGCCCGCAGTTACAGCCGAGCAGCCGCTCACCGACAGGCACAGCAGCGCCGCAATCGCGGGCAGGCGGGGAGTCATCCGCTAAATCAAACCCTAAATCGGCGTGTTGCGCGAGTGGTTCTTGGGAAACATGTGGTAGAGGCCGACCTCCGCACCCCCGGGGGGCGGGCGCCAGTGGTAGGAAAGGGGACTGTGACACAAGCCGTCGACGAGGTCGTTGATCTCGTCAGTTCCCTGATCCGGTTCGACACCTCCAACACGGGCGATTTGGCGACCACCAAGGGTGAGGCGGAGTGTGCCCGGTGGGTTGCCGAGCAACTCAGCGCCGTCGGCTACACCTGCGAGTACGTCGAATCCGGCGCGCCGGGCCGCGGCAACGTGTTCGCCCGCCTGGCCGGCGCCGACAGCGGCCGCGGCGCATTACTGATCCACGGCCATCTCGACGTGGTGCCCGCCGAGCCCGCGGACTGGAGTGTGCACCCCTTTTCCGGCGCCGTTGCCGATGGTTACGTGTGGGGCCGCGGTGCGGTCGACATGAAAGACATGTGCGGCATGATGATCGCGGTCGCCAGGCACTTCAAACGAGCCGGCATCGTGCCACCCCGGGATCTGGTGTTCGCGTTCGTCGCCGACGAGGAGCACGGCGGCACCTACGGCGCACAGTGGTTGGTGAACAACCGGCCCGACCTGTTCGAGGGCATCACCGAGGCCATCGGGGAGGTGGGCGGGTTCTCGCTCACCGTTCCGCACAAAGACGGCGGGGAACGCCGGCTCTACCTCATCGAGACCGCGGAGAAGGGGCTGTCCTGGATGCGGCTCACCGCCCGCGGCCGTGCCGGGCACGGCTCGATGGTGCACGACGACAACGCCGTCACCGCGGTCGCCGAGGCGGTTGCCCGTCTCGGGCGGCACCAATTCCCACTGGTGCTCACCGATTCCGTGCAGCAATTCCTCACCGCGGTCGCCGAGGAGACCGGTTACAGCTTCGATCCGGAGTCTCCCGATCTCGACGGCACGATCGCCAAACTCGGCGGCATCTCGCGCATCGTCGGCGCGACCCTGCGTGACACCGCCAACCCCACCATGCTCAAGGCCGGGTACAAGGCCAACGTCATCCCGCAGACGGCCGAGGCGGTCATCGACTGCCGGGTGTTGCCCGGCCGCAAGGAAGCCTTCGAGCGGGAGATCGACGAGCTGATCGGCCCGGACGTCACCCGCGAGTGGGAGCGGGACCTGCCGTCCTACGAGACCACCTTCGACGGTGACCTGGTCGACGCGATGAACGACGCGCTGCTGGCCGTCGACCCGGAGGCCCGCACCGTGCCCTACATGCTCTCCGGCGGGACGGACGCGAAAGCCTTTGCCAGACTGGGTATTCGGTGCTTCGGCTTCATCCCCTTGCGGCTGCCGCCCGAGCTGGACTTCGCGGCGCTGTTCCACGGTGTCGACGAGCGGGTACCCGTGGATGCGCTGCACTTCGGCACCCAGGTGCTCGAACACTTTTTGAAGAACTGTTGACAACCGAAAGGAAGCCCGTCACATGGCATTTCCATACAACCCCTACGAATTCCTGCCCGCGCTGCCGGGTTTCACCCTCACCAGCACCGACTTCGCCGACGGTGAGCCGTGGAAGAACGCTCAGGTCAGCGGCATCATGGGCGCCGGTGGTGAGGATGTCTCGCCGCAACTGAGCTGGTCGGGTTTCCCGGAGGAGACGCGCAGCTTCGCCGTCACGGTCTACGACCCGGACGCTCCGACCGCCTCCGGCTTCTGGCACTGGGCGGTGGCCAACCTCCCGGCGACCGTCACCGACCTGCCGTCCGGCGTCGGTGACGGTTCGGTGCTGCCCGGTGACGCCCTCACACTCGTCAACGACGCCGGCATCCGCCGCTTCCTCGGCGCCGCCCCGCCGCAGGGGCACGGCTACCACCGCTACTACGTCGCCGTGCACGCGGTGAAGGTGGAGAAGCTCGAGCTCACCGAGGACGCCAGCCCGGCCTACCTCGGGTTCAACCTGTTCATGAATTCCATTGCGCGGGCAGTTATTCACGGCACGTACGAGCAGAACTGACCACGTTGGGTTGCATCGGCCGCCAACACGTCACCCGGATCGCAGCGGTCCTGGCGGCCATGCTGATGTCGGGCTGCAGTACATCTGTTGCGGGACTGCCGATGCCGTCGGGGCCACCCTTGGCGCAACCGGCGCCGGTTGCATGGTCGCCGTGTTCCGTCGTCGGTGGCGGTGACAGCTCCCAGGTGCCGGCGGGTGCCCAGTGCGGCGAGATCGAGGTACCCGTCGACTACTCCAAGTCCGGCGGTCCGGTCGCCCATCTGGCAGTGGTTCGCTTTCCGGCCACTGGTCAAAAGATCGGCTCCCTGGTCGTCAACCCCGGTGGTCCCGGGGAGTCGGGGGTCGACGCGGCAATGGATTTGGTGACATCGCTGCCACCGGAGATCCGCCGGCGATTCGACTTTGTGGGTTTCGACCCGCGCGGTGTCGGATCGTCGATTCCGGCGCTGTGGTGTAACTCCGATGCCGACAACGACGCCTACCGCGCCGACCCGCAGGTCGACTACAGCCCCTCGGGCGTCGCGCACATCGATGACGTCGACAAGCAGTACGCCCAGCGCTGCCTTGACAAGATGGGCAAGGACTTCCTGGCCAACGTCGGCACGGTCAACGTGGCCCGCGACCTCGACCGGCTGCGTGCTGCACTCGGTGACGACAAGCTCACCTATCTGGGCTACTCGTACGGAACCGAGATCGGTTCGGCCTACGCCGAGGCCTACCCGGACAAGGTTCGGGCGATGATCCTCGATGGAGCCGTCGACCCGAACGCCGACCCGATCCAGTCCAACCTGGACCAGGATGCCGCCTTCCAGAAGGCGTTCAACGACTATGCCGCCGACTGCGCCAAGAATCCCAAGTGCCCGTTGGGCACCGATCCGGCGAAGGCGGTCGAGGTCTATCACCATCTGGTGGATCCGTTGGTGGCCAAGCCCGTTCACACCGACGATCCTCGTGGGCTGGGTTACAGCGACGCGATCACCGCGACCATCATGGCGCTGTACTCGCCCGGTCTGTGGACGCACCTCACCGACGGGTTGACCGAGCTGTCCACGGGGACGGGTGACACCCTGCTGAATATGGCAGATGCGTACTGGAATCGTGATGGCCACGGCCACTACACCAACTCCAACGACGTTGAAAGAGCGGTCAATTGCGTCGACCAACCGCCGATCACCGACCGGGCGCGAGCGATCGACGAGGACCGGCGGTCGCGGCAGGTCGCGCCGTTCGACAGCTACGGGCAGTTCACCGGCGATGCGCCCCTTGATCCCTGCGCGTTCTGGCCGGTGCCGCCGACCAGCGGCCCGCACACGGTGAGCGCGCCGGGTCTGCCTCCGGTGCTGGTGGTCTCGACGACTCACGACCCGGCGACCCCCTATCAGGCAGGCGTCGAGCTCGCCAAGCAGATGGGCGGTGCCTTGTTGACCTTCAACGGCACGCAACACACGGTGGTGTTCCAGGGGAACACCTGCGTCGACACGTACGCGGCGACGTATCTGACCGATCTCACACTGCCGCCGAAAGGTGCTACATGCTGATCAAGCCGGCAATTCCGGCAGCGGTCGGCGCGGTTTTACTGGTTGCCGGATGTAGTTCTGGCACACCGGTTGCCCCAAGTGTGGCCCCGTCGTCTTCGGCGCCTTCGGCCACATCGGCTGCCGGGCCCTACAGCGCCTACACGCAGAGCTATACGGTTCCGTGGGTCGGGTCACCGGACTTCGCACACCTGACCAGCACGCTCAAAGTCGAGGCGTCGGTCAACGGTGGCGCGGTGTCGCCGTTCACGGTGGACACCGGGTCGGTGGGGGTGGTGGTGCCGGCCTCGGAGGTGCCGAATATTCCTGCCGACTCGCCGCCCGGCAGCCTCACCTACAGTTCGAGTGGGCTGGAGCTGACCGGAGTCTGGGTGACGGCGTCGGTGTCGTTCCCGCAGGCCGTCGACGCCACCGGTGCCGCCGCGGGAGCGCAAGCAGAAGTGCCGGTGCTTGCGGTGACCAGCTCGACATGCCGTGGCGGCGGGGTGAATTCGGGCCGTTGCACGGGGGCGATACCGCACATGCTCGGCGTCGGGTTCGGCCGGGGAAACACCGCCCGTGCCGCGCCGACCCACAATCCGTTCCTGAACCTCGCCGCGATGACGGCGGGGACGATGCGGCGCGGGTACCTGATCGGCCGGCCCGGCCTGTCGCTGGGCCTGACGGCCGCCAATGTCACCGGTGCCTGGACCATGCAGCAGCTGACCAGTGCCGGCACCCCGGCGGAGGGCCCGCACAACGACTGGCTGACCCCGACAGGCGGCTTCCAATCGGGCTCAGGGCCAATGCATTCCGGCAAGGTTCTGGTCGACACCGGTCTGCTGGACATGATCGTGGAGGCCGACGGTCTCCCGGCGAACGGCACCGTGGCCGCCGGCACCGCGATGACGATCACCGTGGGCGATCTGCGCTACAGCTTCGCCGTCGGCGACGGGGGACCGCAGACGCCGACCGAGGTGCACCGCGCGCCCGCCCGAAATGGAACATTCGTGAACACCGGGCTGCGGGCACTGGGCCGCTACGACCTGCTCTACGACGCGGACGGCGGATTCTCGGGGTTGCGCCCGGGGTGAGCCGACCCGACGGCCTCCGCCAGCGACGAGAAGCCGCCGGCGTGCAGACGGGCGGCGATGCCGTCGTGAATCTCCTTGGCCCACAAGCCGCCGCCGTAGATGAATCCAGTGTAGCCCTGCAGCAGGGACGCTCCGGACGTGATGCGCTCCCACGCGTCGTCGGCGGTCTCGATGCCGCCCACACTGATCAGCACCAGATCGCCGCCGACCCGGCTGTACAACCGCCGCAGGATCTCCAGGGACCGGCGCGCCACCGGCGGTCCGGAAATACCGCCCGGCCCCAGCGCGTCGACACCGGGGGTGCGCAGGCCGGCTCGCGAGACCGTGGTGTTGGTGGCCACGATCCCGGCCAGCCCCAGCCCGACGGCCAGGTCGGCGACGGCGTCGACGTCCTCGTCGGACAGGTCCGGCGCGATCTTGACCAGGACGGGGGCCGAGGTCTCAGCCAGCACGGCCGACAGGATCGGGCGCAGCGATTCGACGGCCTGCAGGTCGCGCAGTCCGGGTGTGTTGGGGGAGCTGACGTTGACCACCAGGTAGTCGGCCAGCGGGCCGAGTAGCCGTGCGCTGGCGCGGTAATCGTCGGCGGCCAGCTCGGCCGGAGTGACCTTCGACTTCCCGATGTTGACCCCGATCGGCGAGTCGGGCCGATATCGGGCCAACTGCAGCGCCAACTGCCCGGCGCCGTGGTTGTTGAAGCCCATCCGGTTGAGCAGGGCCCGGTCCTCGGGGAGGCGGAACAGCCGCGGCAACGGATTGCCCGGCTGCGCACTCGCGGTCACGGTGCCGACCTCCGCGTAGCCGAATCCCAGCGCGTCCCAGGTCTTCAGCCCGAGGCCGTCCTTGTCGAACCCGGCGGCCAAGCCCATCGGGCCGGGGAACCGCACCCCGAACACGGTGCTGGCCAGTGCCGGATCGCGGGGTGCGAGCCGGCGGCGTAACGGTCCGCGCGTGGCGTTGGTGGCCGTGACGGCTCGCAGGGAGCCGAACACGAACGTGTGGATGCGTTCGGCCGGCACCAGGAAGAATGCCCGCCGCAGCGCGTCGTACATCACAGCTCGGGCTGATCGGCGGTCTGGCCGTTGACTCGAGACTTCTTGCGTCGCAAGAGGATTCGACGGCTACCGTCGGTATAGAGGCGCACCCGGGTCAACTCCCACCCCCGGTACTCGGCTTCGATCGACAGTCGGGTCGAGGCGCTGACGCGGGTGACGTCGGGCGGCAACCGCAGAGGGATCCACTCGTAGTCGTCGGAGAGTTCGACTTCCCAACTCGCCGGCATCCGGCCGCGGTACGCCGCGCTCACCGGGCGCCCGCCGCATTGCGGATCACCTGCACACCCGCGCCGGCGGCCGACACCACATAGAGCGTGTCGGAATTGTCATCGAAAGCCAGCGAGTTCGGTTGCTGCACGGTCGGGTAACGCACTTTCTCCACAGGAATGCCAGTCGTCAAATCGTAACCAACAACCATGTTCGACGCGGTCTGCGAAACCCAGGCCAGGTGGCGTGACCCGGCCAGGCCGTACGGCGCATCCGGAACCGGGTAGGCCTGTCGCTCGATCAGCGGATCGACACCGAACACCAGCAGCTGGCCACCGCGGGTGTCGGTGACCAGGACTCGGCCCAGCGGGTCGGCCACCATCGTGGTGGCGCCCAGACCGGCGCGCAGGGCCTGCTGGGTGCGGCCGTCGGCGTTTAGTGAGGTCACCGAGGTCTGACCGCGGTCGAGAACCACGGCGTTGTTGCCTTCGGCGACCACGGCGTCCACCCGCGCGAAGATCTTCACCTTCTCGGCGACCGCGGTGTCCGATCCCAGGGTGTAGGCGGTGCCGTCGGCGCTGCCGAGCACCAGCCGACCGTCCGCGCGGCGGGCGATCGCGGTGAAGTCGGTGTCGGTCTCCTCGCTGATCGACACCGGACTGGCCGTGCCCGCGGCCAGGTCGACGGTGACATAGCCACCTCTGGTGGACAGGAAGGCCGAACCCTGGCCGTCGCCGGTGATCGCGGTGGCCGGACCGGGCAGGGTGAGCTCGCGGGGAACGCCGCTGGCGTTGAATATCGTCAGTGTCGCCGCGGACTGGGGGTCGGCACCCGGGGTCAAAACAGCCAGTGACCCGGTGCGTTCGTCGAAGACCGCGGCGTCGGGATTTCCGCCCAGCGGCAAGATCTGACCGGCGGGCCGGGTGGCCGGCGGCGGGGACACCGCGGGAGCGGCCGGCTCGATCGTCGGAGGCGGCGCTGCCAGCGGATTGCTCGAGCAACCGGCCATGACGGTGGCGCACGCCAATAAGATGACGGCTGACCTGCGCAAACCGGCGCGGTTTACGATTTTTGCCAACGGGTAGCCCCCGGTTGTGTTCACGATCGAGCGAACGAATCGCTCACTGTCGATCAGGAAGTCTAGGCGGGCGCAGGCAAGACAAAATCGTCAGATTGTCTTCTCATGTCCCGTAACTCGCGTTATGGTGACTTCATGACGCTGGCCGTGACTCGGGAGTCCGATGGGCGAGAGTTCGCTATCGAGGACATTTCTACTGGTGTGTTCGCCAGCGGTTTCGGCCATCTCGGGGACGGTCGCAGTTTCTCGTTCCAGGTCCATCGCGGGCAACTCCTTGTGGAGGTCTACCACCCCCGGTTGGCCGGTCCCGTGCCGCTGGAGGAGGACGTGGTCGCCACGGCGGCCCGCAGCCTCACCGACTTCGACGTCGACGACGAGCGCAGCCTGACCGCAGCCGTGCGGGACGCGGTCGCGCACGCTGTGCCGGTGGCCCGCCCTTCACGCTGAACCACCTGCTCTATCCAGTACGGTCGGCGACGTGAGCGTCGCGTCGATGTCGTGGTTGCAGGTCGTCGTCCTGTCGATCGTCCAGGGTCTGACCGAGTTCTTGCCGATCTCGTCGTCGAGCCACCTCGCGATCGTGTCGAGGGTTTTCTTCTCCGCCGACGCCGGTGCGTCGTTCACGGCGGTGTCCCAGCTGGGCACCGAAGCCGCCGTGGTCATCTACTTCGCCCGCGACATCTGGCGGATACTCAAGGCCTGGTTCAACGGCCTGTTCGTCAAGGCTCACCGGGACAACATCGATTACCGGATGGGCTGGTACGTCATCATCGGCACGCTGCCGATCGTGGTGATCGGCCTGGCGTTCAAGGAAGCGATCCGCGGTGATGTCCGCAACCTGTGGGTGATCGCCACCGCGATGCTGGTTTTCTCGGCCGTGATCGCCGCTGCGGAGTACCTCGGGAAGCAGACCCGCCATATGGAGCAACTGACCTGGAAGGACGGTCTGACAGTCGGCGTGGCGCAGTGCCTGGCGCTGGTACCGGGGGTGTCCCGGTCCGGTTCGACGATCAGCGCCGGCCTGTTCCTCGGGCTTGACCGTCCGCTCGCGGCGAGATTCGGCTTCCTGCTTGGTATTCCGGCGGTGTTGGCCTCGGGCATCTTCTCGCTTCCCGATGCCTTCCATCCGGTGACCGAAGGGATGAGTGCCTCCGGCCCGCAATTGCTGGTGTCGGTGGTCATCACCTTCGTCGTCGGCTACGTGGCGATCGCCTGGCTGCTGCGCTTCGTCGCCAATCACGCCATGTATTGGTTCGTGGGCTATCGGGTGGTGCTGGCACTCGTCGTGATGGCGCTGCTCGCGTCGGGTGTGGTGGCGGCCTCGTGACCGTCATCCTGCTGCGCCACGGCCGTTCGACGTCCAACACCGCGCACACGCTGGCCGGCCGGACCGAGGGGGTCGAACTCGACGACAAAGGGCGAGACCAGGCCGGCGCTCTCGTCGACCGGGTCAAGGGCCTGCCGATCAAGGCGCTCGTGCGGTCCCCGCTGCTGCGCTGCCGCCTCACTCTGGAACCGCTCGCCGCCGAACTGGAGCTCGAGCCGGTGGTCGACGACCGGCT
Coding sequences within:
- a CDS encoding flavodoxin family protein, coding for MNAPSYDFTGLRALFINCTLKRSPEPSNTAGLVDISTSIMTRHGVAVDVVRAVDYDIATGVWPDMREHGWATDDWPELFEKVLAADILVLAGPIWLGDNSSVMKRVHERLYGGSHLLNDAGQYLYYGRVGGCLITGNEDGVKHCAQNVLYTLQHIGYTIAPQADAGWIGEAGPGPSYLDPGSGGPQNDFTNRNTTFMTWNLMHLAQLLRNTGGIPAHGNVRAGWDAGCRYDFANPEYR
- a CDS encoding sensor domain-containing protein, producing the protein MTPRLPAIAALLCLSVSGCSAVTAGSAQPAERAQLTSPDALPALLLSAPDVGAALASDDVVVTTDVSKAWNDSAHFADVNCLAIAGAAQQGVYSGSGSTAVHGQVLREAPTAPAWEHYAVQAVVSFPSAQAASDFFAASQRGWAECSNRELNYAQPIGPPQVWSVGQPSTDRDVLAVSRVQESPQRWACQRALTVHSNVAVDVEACSLDGPTAAASAIAGQIAGRLPSA
- a CDS encoding M20/M25/M40 family metallo-hydrolase, with the protein product MTQAVDEVVDLVSSLIRFDTSNTGDLATTKGEAECARWVAEQLSAVGYTCEYVESGAPGRGNVFARLAGADSGRGALLIHGHLDVVPAEPADWSVHPFSGAVADGYVWGRGAVDMKDMCGMMIAVARHFKRAGIVPPRDLVFAFVADEEHGGTYGAQWLVNNRPDLFEGITEAIGEVGGFSLTVPHKDGGERRLYLIETAEKGLSWMRLTARGRAGHGSMVHDDNAVTAVAEAVARLGRHQFPLVLTDSVQQFLTAVAEETGYSFDPESPDLDGTIAKLGGISRIVGATLRDTANPTMLKAGYKANVIPQTAEAVIDCRVLPGRKEAFEREIDELIGPDVTREWERDLPSYETTFDGDLVDAMNDALLAVDPEARTVPYMLSGGTDAKAFARLGIRCFGFIPLRLPPELDFAALFHGVDERVPVDALHFGTQVLEHFLKNC
- a CDS encoding YbhB/YbcL family Raf kinase inhibitor-like protein — translated: MAFPYNPYEFLPALPGFTLTSTDFADGEPWKNAQVSGIMGAGGEDVSPQLSWSGFPEETRSFAVTVYDPDAPTASGFWHWAVANLPATVTDLPSGVGDGSVLPGDALTLVNDAGIRRFLGAAPPQGHGYHRYYVAVHAVKVEKLELTEDASPAYLGFNLFMNSIARAVIHGTYEQN
- a CDS encoding alpha/beta hydrolase, translated to MLMSGCSTSVAGLPMPSGPPLAQPAPVAWSPCSVVGGGDSSQVPAGAQCGEIEVPVDYSKSGGPVAHLAVVRFPATGQKIGSLVVNPGGPGESGVDAAMDLVTSLPPEIRRRFDFVGFDPRGVGSSIPALWCNSDADNDAYRADPQVDYSPSGVAHIDDVDKQYAQRCLDKMGKDFLANVGTVNVARDLDRLRAALGDDKLTYLGYSYGTEIGSAYAEAYPDKVRAMILDGAVDPNADPIQSNLDQDAAFQKAFNDYAADCAKNPKCPLGTDPAKAVEVYHHLVDPLVAKPVHTDDPRGLGYSDAITATIMALYSPGLWTHLTDGLTELSTGTGDTLLNMADAYWNRDGHGHYTNSNDVERAVNCVDQPPITDRARAIDEDRRSRQVAPFDSYGQFTGDAPLDPCAFWPVPPTSGPHTVSAPGLPPVLVVSTTHDPATPYQAGVELAKQMGGALLTFNGTQHTVVFQGNTCVDTYAATYLTDLTLPPKGATC
- a CDS encoding quinone-dependent dihydroorotate dehydrogenase translates to MYDALRRAFFLVPAERIHTFVFGSLRAVTATNATRGPLRRRLAPRDPALASTVFGVRFPGPMGLAAGFDKDGLGLKTWDALGFGYAEVGTVTASAQPGNPLPRLFRLPEDRALLNRMGFNNHGAGQLALQLARYRPDSPIGVNIGKSKVTPAELAADDYRASARLLGPLADYLVVNVSSPNTPGLRDLQAVESLRPILSAVLAETSAPVLVKIAPDLSDEDVDAVADLAVGLGLAGIVATNTTVSRAGLRTPGVDALGPGGISGPPVARRSLEILRRLYSRVGGDLVLISVGGIETADDAWERITSGASLLQGYTGFIYGGGLWAKEIHDGIAARLHAGGFSSLAEAVGSAHPGRNPENPPSAS
- a CDS encoding DUF5703 family protein; amino-acid sequence: MSAAYRGRMPASWEVELSDDYEWIPLRLPPDVTRVSASTRLSIEAEYRGWELTRVRLYTDGSRRILLRRKKSRVNGQTADQPEL
- a CDS encoding YncE family protein encodes the protein MAGCSSNPLAAPPPTIEPAAPAVSPPPATRPAGQILPLGGNPDAAVFDERTGSLAVLTPGADPQSAATLTIFNASGVPRELTLPGPATAITGDGQGSAFLSTRGGYVTVDLAAGTASPVSISEETDTDFTAIARRADGRLVLGSADGTAYTLGSDTAVAEKVKIFARVDAVVAEGNNAVVLDRGQTSVTSLNADGRTQQALRAGLGATTMVADPLGRVLVTDTRGGQLLVFGVDPLIERQAYPVPDAPYGLAGSRHLAWVSQTASNMVVGYDLTTGIPVEKVRYPTVQQPNSLAFDDNSDTLYVVSAAGAGVQVIRNAAGAR
- a CDS encoding undecaprenyl-diphosphate phosphatase, translating into MSWLQVVVLSIVQGLTEFLPISSSSHLAIVSRVFFSADAGASFTAVSQLGTEAAVVIYFARDIWRILKAWFNGLFVKAHRDNIDYRMGWYVIIGTLPIVVIGLAFKEAIRGDVRNLWVIATAMLVFSAVIAAAEYLGKQTRHMEQLTWKDGLTVGVAQCLALVPGVSRSGSTISAGLFLGLDRPLAARFGFLLGIPAVLASGIFSLPDAFHPVTEGMSASGPQLLVSVVITFVVGYVAIAWLLRFVANHAMYWFVGYRVVLALVVMALLASGVVAAS